The Nomia melanderi isolate GNS246 chromosome 4, iyNomMela1, whole genome shotgun sequence genome segment actaAAAGATTCTAtgttaatatattgttatataatattatatattatatgaatattaccattaaaaatgtttaatataaatgattttccaATCTGTACCATCGGTATCATCAAGAGtttgtttcttaaatatatatattttatgcatatacggagaatataaatgaaatgatgtatataataaatgttttataggAAATGCTGcatcaataattttttattatatgtcaGTAGAAACATTATTACCAATAGTTTCCACTTGACAATTCTCTAAAAAATATCGTTTTAGAGAAAGatcgtttaaattaaaaacatatgaACGAAATTAAGGAAATGCTATTTAATTCTTTAGTTATCgattaaagtattgtataaataattttagttaATTTCAACTTAGTAAAATGTAAACGTTATAAGAAATATGATaaggaattaatttttctttcatctcAGATCGGAATATTAGTGAAAATCATGAATGACAAGTGAAACAACAATGCCAACGATACACCGAAGCTCTCGCGCGTTTCGCGTGATCAACAGTTATTCAAATTACATTCGTCGTTTGTCATTACCATGCAAGTCCTTTTGTCGCCAGTGCACTTGTGCTCGAAAGCACTATAATTTCCGGTTAGATTGGAACATCTCTCTCCATCTTCCATTGTGTCGCATTGATAACACCATAAATCGTTCACTCGTTCCGAAGCTGCGTGAGTTCGATGTTCCGTGGATAATAATTGTCCTAATGATCCCATAGAATCGAAAGAAAACGAACATTTATCACTCCAAATCAATCACATTCCTAAACCGACCAATTATACAATTACAACGAAAACTTCTCACGAACTACAATCGAATCTCAATCAATTCAAACCGGAAGGTTCTCAAAAACGATTCGCCGAATCATCTCCCGAACACCCGGAACACTCAAAATATTACATACCTACGCccacatttaaaaattcaaaacaatttaCCTAGATTCCAACCTTCGAGATCCCGCGTGAAATTTACGTCGAAAACATCTTTCCGAAGACGAAACTTTCGATGAGAAAAAAAGTACTCAACGAAATCACTCGGAGTCATTGCACTCGAAGATAAGTCAAAGAATCTATGATCCATAACTTAACAGACTAACAATCAAATGTCATGAACAATTAACATTCTTGGGGCATGCGAAATCATAGAACTTTTCTCAATGAATCGTTAAACCGTGATCCGACAACCGTTCCCTCGATCGTAACGAGCGATTCCGAGGAACCGAGAAGCTCACCATTGGCGAGTGCGATCGACGCGATCAGTAAGCACGTGACAGTGGCACATGTCCCGGCCGCCATGTTGATCGGTATCGTTTCACCAGCTCGTAGGAATCGGTTGGCCAGTGGGTCCGACGTTTCCCGGGCTACGGTCCCATTGTTTTCCTGTGTCTCCTCACCGGGAGAGACGACGGGGCGGTCGAAACGCGACGCGGCACGATTACGGTCTGGTCCACCGCCATGTTGAGAATGGCGTCTGCGCTACAACGTCCGCTGCTCTAGAAACCTGAAaactcaggggaaaatcaatatccATGGCAGCCGCGGAAGGTCCTGTCCCTTAA includes the following:
- the LOC116435037 gene encoding uncharacterized protein LOC116435037 isoform X1 — translated: MDHRFFDLSSSAMTPSDFVEYFFSHRKFRLRKDVFDVNFTRDLEGWNLGQLLSTEHRTHAASERVNDLWCYQCDTMEDGERCSNLTGNYSAFEHKCTGDKRTCMVKRFSYTTSTENSTSSPQTWSMERKCTNKCDPGCIIIGERTKLYACTACCEQSFCNVGTGAANRLLTKGIDLFLALILQIILTIVVYPS